One Methylomonas sp. LL1 DNA window includes the following coding sequences:
- a CDS encoding hemolysin family protein: MDIALILVLILINGIFAMSEMSLVSSGKARLQKLADEKRAGADAALKLHDDPSHFLSTVQVGITSVGILSGALGEDALTEPLKAQFNQFPLLAPYAESLALVATVILITYFSVVVGELVPKRLALLSPEGIALFVARPMNALALIASPLVWLLSSSSNLLLRIMRAHQPPQATVTNEEIKILMDMGSEAGVFHASEGHLVSNVLKLDEQRVGAIMTTRKDIFVIDLADENHEVNSLIAECPYSRAVICRDGLDNVQGILNRSDLLKTLMNGGTADITNVLRTPLYVPDSLTLPHLLEFFREKRCDFALIVNEYGDLEGLVTLSDVLKAIVGDMPTADDDFDPDVVQRDDGSWLVDGGLSINRLKSVIGMSGQFPGESANSFNTVGGFILFFMEKIPRVADNFVYEGWYFEVVDIDGTRIDKVLVANRAERTNPII, encoded by the coding sequence ATGGATATAGCGCTTATTTTGGTATTGATTTTAATCAACGGCATTTTTGCGATGTCGGAAATGTCGCTGGTTTCCTCCGGCAAGGCCCGGCTGCAAAAGTTGGCCGATGAAAAACGCGCCGGAGCGGATGCCGCTTTGAAGTTGCACGATGATCCCTCGCATTTTTTGTCGACTGTTCAAGTCGGTATTACCTCGGTGGGTATCTTGAGTGGCGCATTGGGCGAGGATGCGCTGACCGAGCCCTTAAAAGCCCAATTCAATCAATTTCCGCTGTTAGCGCCGTATGCCGAAAGCCTGGCCTTGGTGGCGACCGTTATTTTGATCACCTATTTTTCGGTTGTGGTCGGCGAACTGGTCCCGAAACGCCTGGCGTTACTCAGCCCGGAGGGCATTGCGCTGTTCGTGGCTCGGCCGATGAATGCCTTGGCACTGATTGCCAGTCCCTTGGTTTGGCTACTGTCTTCATCCAGCAATTTATTGCTGCGCATCATGAGAGCGCACCAACCGCCACAGGCTACGGTCACCAACGAAGAAATCAAGATTCTGATGGATATGGGTTCGGAAGCGGGGGTGTTTCATGCCAGTGAAGGCCATTTGGTCTCCAACGTTCTAAAACTCGATGAACAGCGCGTCGGCGCCATCATGACCACTCGCAAAGATATTTTCGTGATCGATTTGGCCGATGAAAACCATGAGGTGAACAGTCTTATCGCGGAATGTCCTTATTCAAGAGCGGTGATTTGCCGCGACGGACTGGATAATGTGCAGGGCATTTTGAATCGCAGCGATCTATTGAAAACCCTGATGAATGGCGGAACAGCGGATATAACTAACGTTCTGCGAACGCCACTGTATGTGCCGGACTCCCTAACACTTCCGCATCTTTTAGAGTTTTTCAGGGAAAAACGCTGCGATTTCGCCCTGATCGTGAATGAATACGGCGATTTGGAAGGCCTGGTGACCCTAAGCGATGTACTGAAAGCTATCGTTGGCGACATGCCCACGGCGGATGACGATTTCGATCCCGATGTGGTGCAACGCGACGATGGTTCGTGGCTAGTGGATGGCGGTTTATCGATCAACAGATTGAAATCGGTCATCGGTATGAGCGGCCAGTTTCCAGGCGAAAGCGCCAATTCCTTCAATACCGTGGGGGGATTTATTTTATTTTTTATGGAAAAAATCCCACGGGTTGCGGATAACTTCGTCTACGAGGGCTGGTATTTCGAAGTTGTCGATATTGATGGGACTCGTATAGATAAAGTCCTAGTGGCAAATAGGGCGGAACGGACGAATCCAATCATTTAA
- a CDS encoding ATP-binding protein, translating to MLSHILPKAEISIRENLNWLYILRNLMLFGVVVTVFLAVHGLGIELPMNQLWLAIFAISMLNLYTWLRLRTPEPVTEHEIFSQICMDVLALAYLLYLTGGASNPIIWVFLLPLIITAIMLPQSYAWNMVIITSCVYTVLIAYNVPLPALAPHAEHHSMSNLTPEMSLRMQLLEDRRYFNLHVFGMWFGFVFSAGLVAFFIIALAKTLKDSERSLAEARESALRDDRVVSLGTLAASAAHDMGTPLGTIAILAHELAEDFPEHRFPELNQKLVILQQQLNRCKQALSVMSASAGEMRAESGKVMLVCDYIDDLLKQWRTHKASTKLNLFISGTVDMQAEIIAERTLTHSLINILNNAAEATIGDAGIEFHADWTSADLTLKIRDFGPGLPAGLIDFAGQQPVKSNKQGMGVGLFLTYTTIKRLGGTISFNNLESGGACVEISLPLLTKESVHDRSFHG from the coding sequence ATGCTTTCACACATCCTGCCCAAAGCCGAAATTTCGATCCGCGAAAACCTGAACTGGCTGTATATCCTCAGAAATTTGATGCTGTTCGGGGTGGTGGTCACCGTATTCCTGGCGGTACACGGCCTGGGAATCGAATTGCCGATGAACCAGTTATGGCTGGCCATTTTCGCCATTTCGATGCTCAACCTTTATACCTGGCTGCGATTGCGAACGCCGGAACCGGTCACCGAACATGAGATTTTTTCCCAAATCTGCATGGACGTTTTAGCGCTGGCCTATTTGTTATATCTGACCGGCGGTGCGTCCAACCCCATCATCTGGGTATTTTTATTGCCGTTAATCATCACGGCCATCATGCTGCCGCAATCCTACGCTTGGAACATGGTTATCATCACCTCCTGCGTCTACACCGTCCTGATCGCGTATAACGTACCCTTGCCGGCACTGGCCCCGCACGCCGAACATCACAGCATGAGCAATCTGACCCCGGAAATGAGTTTGCGCATGCAATTACTGGAAGACAGGCGTTATTTCAATCTGCATGTGTTCGGCATGTGGTTTGGTTTTGTCTTCAGCGCCGGACTGGTGGCGTTTTTTATCATCGCGCTGGCCAAAACCCTGAAAGATAGCGAACGCAGTCTGGCCGAGGCCAGGGAAAGCGCCCTGCGCGACGACCGCGTGGTATCGCTGGGCACCCTGGCGGCCAGCGCGGCGCATGACATGGGTACGCCGTTGGGGACTATCGCGATTCTGGCCCATGAACTGGCGGAGGACTTCCCGGAACATCGTTTTCCGGAATTGAATCAAAAATTGGTGATCCTGCAGCAGCAACTCAATCGCTGTAAACAGGCCTTGTCGGTGATGTCGGCATCGGCCGGCGAAATGCGCGCGGAGTCCGGCAAAGTCATGCTGGTCTGCGATTATATCGATGACCTGCTGAAACAGTGGCGCACCCACAAAGCCTCGACCAAACTGAATCTATTCATTTCCGGCACGGTCGACATGCAAGCCGAAATTATTGCCGAGCGCACCCTGACCCACTCCTTGATCAATATCCTGAATAATGCCGCCGAAGCCACTATCGGCGATGCCGGCATAGAATTTCATGCCGATTGGACCAGTGCCGATCTGACACTCAAAATCCGCGATTTCGGCCCGGGACTACCAGCCGGACTAATCGATTTCGCCGGCCAACAGCCGGTTAAAAGCAATAAACAGGGAATGGGGGTTGGACTTTTCCTAACCTATACCACCATCAAACGCTTGGGGGGTACAATAAGCTTCAACAATCTTGAATCAGGCGGCGCCTGTGTCGAAATCAGTTTGCCATTATTAACTAAGGAGAGTGTGCATGACAGAAGTTTCCACGGATAA
- a CDS encoding response regulator transcription factor, protein MTEVSTDKPNLLLVDDDVTFCSVLKPALEKRNFQVTTANDVTEAMQLAEQTEPEYAVIDLRIGYDSGLEMVKKLISLDSNTQIVMLTGFASIATAVEAIKLGAIHYLTKPASPDEIVRALYKNEGDATVAISDNPLSVKRLEWEHLQKVLMQHDGNISAAARALNMHRRTLQRKLEKRPVRE, encoded by the coding sequence ATGACAGAAGTTTCCACGGATAAACCCAATTTGCTATTGGTCGATGATGATGTCACATTTTGCTCCGTTCTAAAGCCGGCCCTGGAAAAACGTAACTTCCAGGTCACCACCGCCAACGACGTTACCGAAGCCATGCAATTGGCCGAGCAAACCGAACCCGAATATGCGGTGATCGATTTACGAATTGGCTACGATTCCGGCCTGGAAATGGTCAAGAAGCTGATTTCACTGGATAGCAACACTCAAATCGTCATGTTGACCGGCTTCGCCAGCATTGCAACCGCGGTGGAAGCGATCAAGCTTGGAGCAATCCACTATCTGACCAAACCGGCCAGTCCTGATGAAATTGTCAGAGCCCTCTACAAAAACGAAGGCGATGCCACGGTTGCCATCAGCGACAATCCGCTTTCGGTCAAACGTCTGGAGTGGGAACATCTGCAAAAAGTGCTGATGCAGCATGACGGCAATATTTCCGCGGCAGCGCGCGCGCTGAACATGCATAGACGCACCCTACAAAGAAAACTGGAAAAGCGTCCGGTTAGAGAATGA
- a CDS encoding VanZ family protein — protein sequence MWKLLDWSVLTAYCALIFWLSAQQSLPMPMAFEFQDKVQHAGAYFVMAVFSWRALRHSGPTGSSLALMSFLFCSIYGISDEWHQAFVPGRNSSVWDWLADSVGAAMALTFLLKFNLKHRYRNA from the coding sequence ATGTGGAAATTATTAGATTGGTCGGTTTTGACCGCCTATTGCGCTCTGATTTTTTGGCTATCGGCTCAACAATCATTGCCGATGCCGATGGCTTTTGAATTTCAGGATAAAGTACAGCATGCCGGGGCTTACTTTGTGATGGCTGTGTTCAGCTGGCGCGCCCTAAGACATTCCGGTCCGACAGGCTCGTCACTGGCGCTAATGAGCTTTTTATTTTGCAGTATTTACGGTATATCCGATGAATGGCATCAGGCCTTTGTGCCCGGACGCAACAGCAGCGTTTGGGATTGGCTGGCCGATAGCGTGGGCGCGGCGATGGCGCTGACGTTTTTGTTGAAATTCAACCTAAAACATCGCTATCGGAATGCGTAA
- a CDS encoding DcaP family trimeric outer membrane transporter has translation MLPRLLLLLLSPLLVALPVNSHAEDDLRELIMQLTSEIKELKTQVSQSNARIDDLEQKLKKSNEDKLAATASPAAQTQAQAGAPSASQPPASASPAQGGKPVVTAGDVSGSIKIPGTDTSIGIGGFVKLDALFSSTGMGQDTRGNQRLEVAEIPVGPIAEGNDDQISLHAKESRFWFKSFTPTRWGDINTYLETDFYGDPRLDTYTPRLRHAYGSLGNFLAGQTWSTFVNNLAFADTLDNNNTVGGLLSLRQPLIRWTQPFSVGKLPMEWQVAVESPRTRVWDSRTNSMTTVNTNHYPDLIARVNFNPNWGNISVAALGRQLQYTPTALNEEKTVWGGAVSVAGKISTIGADNIRFMLNYGDGLGRYAVNNFFADAVADNTGRFDTITAYGGMLAYQHWWNKAWRSTLAYGFARADQPNYAGAANQQTQSLHANLLWSPISQTTIGLEYIYANRELVNGQDGELQRVQFSTRFNF, from the coding sequence ATGTTGCCAAGATTATTGCTTCTGCTGCTGTCTCCCTTGTTAGTGGCATTGCCGGTCAATAGTCATGCCGAAGACGATCTGCGCGAGCTGATCATGCAGCTCACCAGCGAAATCAAGGAATTGAAAACGCAGGTTTCGCAATCCAATGCACGCATCGATGATTTGGAACAAAAGCTGAAAAAATCCAATGAAGACAAACTAGCCGCCACGGCTTCGCCAGCTGCTCAAACCCAGGCTCAAGCCGGTGCTCCATCGGCGAGTCAGCCGCCGGCAAGCGCCAGCCCTGCTCAAGGCGGCAAGCCCGTGGTCACCGCCGGCGATGTTAGTGGCAGTATTAAAATTCCCGGCACCGATACTTCCATCGGTATCGGCGGTTTTGTCAAACTCGATGCCTTGTTCAGCAGTACCGGAATGGGGCAGGATACGCGCGGCAACCAGCGCCTGGAGGTGGCTGAAATTCCGGTCGGACCTATCGCGGAGGGTAACGACGATCAGATCAGTCTGCACGCCAAGGAAAGCCGGTTTTGGTTTAAATCTTTTACCCCGACTCGATGGGGCGACATTAATACCTATCTGGAGACGGATTTTTACGGCGATCCGAGGTTAGACACCTATACACCAAGGCTTCGGCATGCCTATGGTTCGCTGGGTAATTTTTTGGCCGGCCAAACCTGGAGCACTTTTGTCAACAATCTGGCTTTTGCGGATACATTGGATAACAACAATACGGTGGGAGGATTATTATCCTTGCGCCAGCCGCTAATACGTTGGACTCAGCCGTTTTCGGTCGGAAAGCTGCCGATGGAATGGCAGGTGGCTGTAGAATCGCCGCGGACCAGGGTATGGGATAGCCGCACCAATAGCATGACCACGGTCAATACCAATCACTATCCGGACTTGATCGCGCGGGTTAATTTTAATCCTAACTGGGGCAATATCTCCGTGGCGGCCTTGGGCCGGCAATTGCAATATACGCCCACGGCACTGAATGAGGAAAAAACGGTATGGGGCGGGGCAGTCAGTGTCGCCGGCAAGATCAGTACCATCGGTGCCGATAATATCCGCTTCATGCTCAATTACGGTGATGGCCTGGGACGGTATGCGGTCAATAATTTCTTTGCGGATGCCGTCGCCGATAACACCGGCAGGTTTGATACCATCACCGCCTACGGCGGCATGCTGGCCTATCAGCATTGGTGGAATAAAGCCTGGCGCTCGACTCTGGCTTATGGCTTTGCTCGGGCCGACCAACCCAATTATGCTGGCGCCGCTAATCAGCAAACCCAGTCGTTACACGCCAATTTATTGTGGAGTCCGATCTCGCAGACCACGATAGGACTGGAGTACATCTATGCCAACCGCGAGCTGGTTAATGGGCAAGATGGCGAATTACAGCGGGTGCAATTTTCGACCCGGTTTAATTTTTAA
- a CDS encoding cytochrome c — protein sequence MKKLIALMLTCGLLSACSSGPQQDEHSAAASDPALHAVQDRELRDLMDRMNSLMMERFMTEHEMDIERRKYARQIIETSQILATTAQSLVNKLPGLGLSPDEQSAFENLARKLGQHAHNLQTQAENRAFNSISSTLHEMKSTCMACHTLFRKL from the coding sequence ATGAAAAAACTCATTGCGTTAATGCTAACTTGTGGTTTGTTAAGCGCTTGTTCATCAGGGCCGCAACAGGATGAGCATTCGGCTGCCGCTAGCGATCCGGCCTTGCATGCGGTACAAGATCGGGAGCTGCGCGATTTGATGGATAGGATGAACAGCCTGATGATGGAACGCTTCATGACGGAACACGAAATGGACATCGAACGCCGAAAATATGCGCGGCAAATCATTGAAACCTCGCAAATTCTGGCGACTACCGCCCAATCGCTGGTTAACAAATTGCCCGGTCTAGGTTTGAGTCCGGATGAACAAAGTGCCTTTGAGAATTTGGCGCGGAAGCTTGGACAACACGCGCACAACCTACAGACGCAGGCGGAAAATCGTGCCTTCAATAGTATTTCTAGTACGCTCCACGAAATGAAGTCGACCTGCATGGCCTGCCATACCTTGTTTCGCAAACTTTGA
- the gcvP gene encoding aminomethyl-transferring glycine dehydrogenase — protein sequence MASNRPRLEQLEMRGSFIPRHIGPDPRQIQAMLAELGLSQLEDLVEKVIPANILNHEPLKLTETISERAVIKYLRNMRERNKVLVSMIGMGYYDTIMPAVIKRNVLENPGWYTAYTPYQAEVSQGRLEALLNFQQMIIDLTGMELANASLLDEATAAAEAMTMSRRLAKSSSNTVLIDQDCHPQTIAVVKTRAASLGYRVLEINPYAGLEQYDFFGLILQYPGSQGEIRDLTATVASAHRKQALVTVAADLLSLVLLKPPAAFDADIAIGSAQRFGVPMGYGGPHAAFFATREAFVRAMPGRLIGVSKDSHGQAALRMALQTREQHIRRDKATSNICTSQVLLAVIAGFYAVYHGADGLRMIAGRVHRYARILAAGISHYGHEVLGHCYFDTLLVRMPNRARRVAARAEEAGINLRIIDADHIGISLDETTTRNDIRALWQVFSSPGHEMPDINALDKIVTECIPDALLRDDAILQHPVFSRYHSETEMMRYMRKLARRDIALDRAMIPLGSCTMKLNAATEMQAISFYEFNAMHPFVPLHQAQGYQQLFAELEDMLCDLTGFDAFSLQPNAGSQGEYTGLLVIRKFHQVNGQDQRDICLIPASAHGTNPASAALAGLKVVVVACDEQGNISVDDLRAKALQHQDTLAALMITYPSTHGVYEQAFRQICDIVHQHGGQVYMDGANFNALVGLCRPGRIGADVAHLNLHKTFCIPHGGGGPGVGPIGVGAHLAPFLPDHPLVEGVNPAKGQYGTVGTVSAAPWGSASILTISWAYIAMMGATGLRRATLAAIMNANYIARRLAPHYPILYTDANGWVAHECIIDCHAFKKSANVTVEDIAKRLIDYGFHAPTVSFPVADTLMIEPTESESKTEIDRFCEAMISIRREIQEIEEGLAAIDNNVLHHAPHTHRLLLEEWRLPYSKQKAFFPDSDQHDDKYWPPVGRIDNVHGDRHLMCGCPADWTESL from the coding sequence ATGGCCTCGAATCGTCCCCGTCTTGAACAATTGGAAATGCGCGGCAGTTTTATTCCGCGCCATATCGGTCCCGATCCGCGGCAAATTCAGGCCATGTTGGCCGAGTTGGGGTTGAGCCAGCTGGAGGATTTAGTCGAAAAAGTCATCCCGGCCAATATCTTGAATCACGAACCGCTGAAACTGACCGAAACCATCAGCGAACGGGCGGTGATCAAATACCTGCGCAATATGCGCGAACGCAACAAGGTACTGGTATCCATGATAGGCATGGGCTATTACGACACCATCATGCCGGCGGTAATCAAACGCAATGTGCTGGAAAATCCTGGCTGGTACACCGCTTATACCCCGTATCAGGCCGAAGTCAGCCAAGGCCGGCTGGAAGCCTTGTTGAATTTCCAGCAAATGATCATCGATCTAACCGGCATGGAACTGGCCAATGCCTCGTTGTTGGACGAAGCCACCGCTGCCGCGGAAGCGATGACCATGTCGCGTAGGCTGGCCAAAAGCAGCTCGAATACCGTGTTGATAGATCAGGATTGCCATCCGCAGACGATCGCGGTGGTGAAAACCCGCGCGGCTTCGCTGGGCTATCGGGTATTGGAAATTAATCCGTATGCCGGGCTGGAGCAATACGATTTTTTTGGTTTGATTCTGCAATATCCGGGCTCTCAAGGCGAAATTCGTGATTTGACCGCTACGGTCGCTAGCGCCCATCGTAAACAGGCGCTGGTGACGGTGGCCGCCGATCTGTTGAGTCTGGTATTGTTGAAACCGCCGGCGGCTTTCGACGCCGATATTGCGATAGGCAGCGCCCAGCGTTTCGGCGTGCCGATGGGCTACGGCGGCCCGCATGCGGCGTTTTTCGCTACTCGCGAGGCTTTCGTCCGGGCCATGCCGGGCAGGTTGATCGGCGTATCGAAAGATAGCCACGGCCAGGCCGCGCTACGGATGGCCCTGCAAACCCGCGAACAACATATTCGCCGCGACAAGGCTACCAGTAATATTTGCACCTCGCAGGTATTGTTGGCGGTGATCGCCGGTTTTTACGCGGTATATCACGGCGCCGACGGCTTGCGCATGATCGCCGGGCGGGTTCATCGCTATGCGCGGATTCTGGCGGCCGGCATTAGTCATTACGGCCATGAGGTGCTCGGCCACTGCTATTTTGACACCTTGCTGGTCAGGATGCCGAATCGGGCCAGGCGGGTAGCGGCTAGGGCGGAAGAGGCCGGCATCAATTTGCGGATTATCGATGCCGATCATATCGGAATTTCGCTGGACGAAACCACTACCCGCAACGACATCAGAGCCTTATGGCAGGTGTTTTCCTCGCCCGGCCACGAAATGCCGGACATCAATGCGCTGGATAAAATCGTCACCGAATGCATACCGGATGCTTTACTGCGCGACGATGCCATTCTGCAACATCCGGTATTCAGCCGCTACCATTCCGAAACCGAAATGATGCGCTACATGCGCAAGTTGGCCCGGCGCGACATAGCGCTGGACCGAGCCATGATCCCGCTGGGTTCCTGTACGATGAAACTGAACGCCGCCACCGAGATGCAGGCGATTTCCTTTTACGAATTCAACGCGATGCATCCCTTTGTGCCGCTGCATCAGGCCCAGGGTTATCAGCAATTGTTCGCCGAATTGGAAGACATGCTGTGTGATTTGACCGGTTTCGACGCCTTTTCCCTGCAACCTAACGCCGGCTCGCAAGGCGAATACACCGGCTTGCTGGTGATACGCAAATTCCATCAGGTCAACGGCCAGGATCAGCGCGATATTTGCCTGATCCCAGCCTCCGCGCATGGTACCAATCCGGCCAGTGCGGCGTTGGCCGGGCTGAAAGTCGTGGTGGTGGCCTGCGACGAGCAAGGCAATATCAGCGTCGACGATTTGCGCGCCAAGGCTTTGCAACATCAAGACACGCTGGCGGCCTTGATGATTACTTATCCATCCACTCACGGCGTTTATGAACAAGCCTTCCGCCAGATTTGCGACATTGTCCATCAACATGGTGGACAGGTGTACATGGATGGTGCCAATTTCAACGCCCTAGTGGGACTTTGTAGGCCAGGCAGGATCGGCGCCGATGTCGCGCATCTAAATTTGCATAAGACTTTTTGCATTCCGCACGGCGGCGGCGGTCCCGGCGTCGGGCCGATTGGCGTCGGTGCGCATCTGGCGCCGTTTCTGCCGGACCATCCGCTGGTGGAGGGCGTCAATCCGGCCAAGGGCCAATATGGCACGGTCGGTACCGTGTCGGCGGCACCGTGGGGCTCGGCCAGTATTTTGACCATTTCCTGGGCATACATCGCGATGATGGGCGCAACCGGTCTACGGCGGGCCACGCTGGCGGCGATCATGAACGCCAATTACATCGCCCGCCGCTTGGCGCCGCATTATCCGATTCTTTACACGGACGCCAATGGCTGGGTAGCACACGAGTGTATCATCGATTGCCACGCCTTCAAGAAAAGCGCCAATGTGACGGTCGAGGACATCGCCAAGCGTTTGATCGATTACGGCTTTCACGCGCCGACCGTGTCGTTTCCGGTGGCCGATACCTTGATGATAGAACCCACCGAAAGCGAGAGTAAAACCGAAATCGACCGCTTCTGCGAGGCGATGATCTCGATACGGCGCGAAATTCAAGAGATCGAGGAAGGCCTGGCAGCCATCGATAATAACGTGCTGCACCATGCTCCGCATACCCACCGTTTGCTGTTGGAGGAATGGCGCTTGCCGTATTCCAAACAAAAAGCCTTTTTCCCCGATAGCGACCAGCACGACGACAAATACTGGCCGCCGGTCGGACGCATCGACAATGTCCACGGCGATCGCCATCTGATGTGCGGTTGCCCCGCCGACTGGACCGAGTCTTTGTAA
- the gcvT gene encoding glycine cleavage system aminomethyltransferase GcvT: protein MSELKQTALHDLHLQLGAKMTAFAGYAMPVHYPKGIIHEHLHCRAQAGFFDISHMGQCRILGDKAAAELERLTPGGILDLAVGAQKYTVLTNPEGGVIDDIIVTRLDAGVGIIANAGCKDKDFAYLRQQLSAECRFEELADQALLALQGPGSAAVMAKFCADAPGLRFMQACSSTMNGVACSVSRSGYTGEDGFELSVAQSDVEQVARWLLAEQGVEPIGLGARDTLRLEAGLCLYGHELNESITPGEAGLQWLFKTGHADFPGADKILPQLRQGPGLVRVGLLVNGRIPVREGCTICDAHNNPVGYVTSGGFSPSLNRPVAMALVQREFAGIGAELSATVRDQRITLGVSHLPFVPHRYRR from the coding sequence GTGTCGGAACTGAAACAAACAGCCTTGCATGATTTACATCTCCAACTCGGCGCCAAAATGACCGCCTTCGCCGGTTACGCCATGCCGGTACACTATCCAAAAGGCATCATTCACGAGCATCTGCATTGCCGCGCCCAGGCCGGGTTTTTCGATATTTCCCACATGGGACAGTGCCGGATTTTGGGCGATAAGGCTGCGGCCGAACTGGAAAGGCTGACTCCCGGCGGCATTCTCGATCTGGCGGTCGGCGCCCAAAAATACACGGTTTTGACCAATCCGGAAGGCGGTGTCATCGACGATATTATCGTTACCCGCCTCGATGCCGGGGTCGGCATCATCGCCAATGCCGGTTGCAAGGATAAGGATTTTGCCTATCTTAGGCAGCAACTATCGGCCGAATGCCGGTTTGAAGAGCTTGCCGATCAGGCGTTACTTGCATTGCAGGGGCCGGGATCAGCGGCGGTGATGGCAAAATTCTGTGCCGATGCGCCCGGTTTACGCTTCATGCAGGCTTGCTCGTCAACCATGAATGGCGTTGCCTGTAGTGTGAGCCGTAGCGGCTATACCGGCGAAGACGGATTCGAGCTTTCCGTGGCGCAATCCGATGTCGAGCAAGTCGCGCGCTGGTTATTGGCGGAGCAGGGCGTGGAACCGATTGGTCTGGGCGCGCGCGATACCTTACGACTGGAAGCCGGACTTTGTTTGTACGGCCATGAACTGAACGAATCCATCACGCCCGGCGAAGCCGGCTTGCAATGGCTGTTTAAAACCGGCCATGCCGATTTTCCCGGTGCCGATAAAATTTTACCGCAATTACGGCAAGGCCCAGGACTCGTTCGAGTCGGATTGCTGGTCAACGGCAGAATTCCGGTCAGGGAAGGCTGCACTATCTGCGATGCCCACAATAATCCGGTCGGCTATGTCACCAGCGGCGGTTTTTCCCCCAGTTTGAACCGGCCGGTGGCCATGGCCTTGGTCCAGCGCGAATTTGCCGGGATCGGCGCCGAGTTATCCGCGACCGTTCGCGACCAGCGGATTACACTCGGCGTCAGTCATTTACCCTTCGTCCCTCATCGTTACCGCAGGTAA